From the uncultured Methanomethylovorans sp. genome, the window CCACGATCTCACCCTGGCGGGCAACGACCTCTCCATCCTTAATGGTATATTCTGAGTTCTGCAAGTTCCTGATCAAGGTCTCATAGTCATTCACATCGAGCTTTGTCGGATCAATGTTGTAAATGCACACATCACCATCAGCTCCCACACCAAGAGTTCCTTTCCGGTATGCCATACCAATGGTCCTTGCAGGGTTGGCACGAGTGAGAATCGCAAGATCATAAAGGGACATTTCCCTCTCCTCCCCTCCAATTCCGCTCCTGTCATTTGCCCACTTGTGACATTCACCCATTGTATCCTGCCTGGCCTTAGCAGACATAAGCCATGTCATAACCAGAGGATACTTTATGAAAGGACCACCATTGGGGCTGTCAGTAGTCATGATGGACTTCCAGGGATCCTTTACGTACAACAGTACTTCCAGACCCATTGCCCACTGCACACTGTGTACAGCGTTGGTCTTAAGATATGTGAATGGGAGTATACCCGAACCACATTCGCACTCAACATCTGTGTTGGACCACTTGTTACCAGTCAGTACACTTAGGTCATGGATGGAAGGCCCATCGCCGGTCATGCAAGTTGCTTCACCGAATGGTACACAGCCGCTGTCCATGACAACATGATCTACACTGTTAACATAGTCGGTTATACCCTTCACACCAGATTCGAAATCTCTCCACGAAGTTCCACCGAATGCATTAAACTGGCAGTGCGTTAGATAAACGGACTCATGCCTCTTTGCATTCATCTTTGTTTCTGCCCATTCAACATCTACATTGGGTTTAGCCTTGACATTACTTGGTATCTTAAGTGATTCCTTCGTGGTTTCCCAGCAGCCAGGGTGACCTAGATTGTTGGCGTGCAGATGCAATGGCATTGCGAAACCAAGATACTCATTGATCTCTGCAAGGTTCTTGATGATTTCCGTTGGCGTGACCTCAAAGTGGATGTTAGCCTGGTCCAGAGAGTGAACGTTTTCTCCCCAACCCCAGTTCTCTACACCAGCTGGGTTCACACATTTTATACCGTATGTCTTATGGGCCCTCATCATCCAGGCTACATATGCTGCTGCCTTTTCGAAGTCTCCTTCCTTCATATACCTCATAAGGAACCAATTGTTCCCCAATACAAGATATCCACCCATATCCAGCATGGGTGTTGAACGCATCTCTTCATGAGTATGGCGAGCTTCCATAGGTGGCACAGCTGCTTCAAACACAGTAGTATACCCCATCTTGGAATACTCATATCCTCCTAGATAAACAGTAGGAACCGTGTAACCTGACCCAGAATGAGTGATTGGAGTCTTCTTCATATAAGCTTTGTAATGATCCTCTGGCCTCATCATTCTACCAGCGTTGACCTTCGCACCAGCAACATGTGAGTGAGAATCAACACCACCAGCCATGATAGTCATGCCGCTTGCATCTATGACCTTTGCATTGTCCATTTCAGAAGCGGA encodes:
- a CDS encoding formylmethanofuran dehydrogenase subunit A translates to MAGTIAIKNGYVFDPLNEVKGERMDVFIRDGKVVRELSASEMDNAKVIDASGMTIMAGGVDSHSHVAGAKVNAGRMMRPEDHYKAYMKKTPITHSGSGYTVPTVYLGGYEYSKMGYTTVFEAAVPPMEARHTHEEMRSTPMLDMGGYLVLGNNWFLMRYMKEGDFEKAAAYVAWMMRAHKTYGIKCVNPAGVENWGWGENVHSLDQANIHFEVTPTEIIKNLAEINEYLGFAMPLHLHANNLGHPGCWETTKESLKIPSNVKAKPNVDVEWAETKMNAKRHESVYLTHCQFNAFGGTSWRDFESGVKGITDYVNSVDHVVMDSGCVPFGEATCMTGDGPSIHDLSVLTGNKWSNTDVECECGSGILPFTYLKTNAVHSVQWAMGLEVLLYVKDPWKSIMTTDSPNGGPFIKYPLVMTWLMSAKARQDTMGECHKWANDRSGIGGEEREMSLYDLAILTRANPARTIGMAYRKGTLGVGADGDVCIYNIDPTKLDVNDYETLIRNLQNSEYTIKDGEVVARQGEIVAIPEKRTYYADINVPDADEKHMLEDVKEWFKYYTLGFSNYPTPERYLANPTPMTVNPLR